TTTGTAAGGCTTATTTTTCAGGAGGGACTGGCGATTGTCCCGCCAGCGGACCCATTCTTTCAGAAAGGGGGTCCACTGGGAAAGCGGGTAGTAGCCGGATAAGAAAAGGCTTGACAAGGCGGATGGCGAAAGAATGTAACAGGACATCCGTGACAGCCCTAATTGACGGGCCAAAAAGGATTCCTCGGTGGTCAGCTGCTGAATATGACCTTCATGGAGAAAATGCCAGCGGCAGTCGAAGCTGCCCTCTACCAGGACGAGGCGGTTGTTTTGCCAATCAATGCCCGGCGTTCGCTGGACAGCTAGGGCATAAAGGGGCATAAGCAGGAAAAGTGGCAGGGCCATCAGTTTCCAGCTGCCGGGAAAGGCATAGAGGATGCCTGCGCCCAGTAAGGCGAGAAAGAGCAAGAGGGGCCAGGCCGCGGGGATAATGCTTCTCAGCGGTTGACGCTTAAGGGTCGGCTGCCAGACGCTGCCCGGTAAAAGCTGGTCCAGTTGCTTAAAGATCTCACTTAAGGATGCGGCTAAAAGTAATTGCGCTGCAGGTCCTTCCTTCTCATCTTCCAACCCAACGTTAACGATGCTGACCGAGGCGTAGCCCAAGAGGCGGCCAATGAAGTTTTGCTCTAAGCTAATGGCATGGATACGGTGGGGCGGTACAGTGAAGGCCCGGCGGGTTAAAAGCCCATGGGTCAGGTATAAGCGATTGTCGGCTTTAGCCACCCGAAAGTCCCACCAGCGTGTCCAAGTGCGGACAGACTGTCTGAGGAAGGGAAACAATAGGCCCCCGGTAAGGATGGGGAGGAGGATAAGCGGTGCCAGGCCTTCAATGTCACTGAGGGGCAGCCAATTCAAATCTTCGCCGATGACCAGGGTGATGAGGGCAAAGAGAAGGCCCCAGGCCAGGGCTAAGCCCACTAAGAGAACAGAAGACCAAGACAGACTCATGATCCAGTGACGGGCCAACTCGGCTGTTGAATAGTGTTTCTCCCATACAGGTTCAGCTGGGGGTGCGTCGGGAAGATCTTCCTTAACGGCGCCGGCTTGAGGACGCTTCTGTAGGGCTTGGCGGAGTGCCGCAGCCCTTTTCTTGTCCAGATAAACGGTGACATCTGTGGAAGCGGCAGTGGACCGGGTATTGGTGTTGATGCAGACCTGGGCAAGGCCTAAAAGGCGGCAGCCGAGCGGTTCCTTAAGCTGAACATTGGAAATATCCGCCAGACGAATACGCATCAGGCGTTTGATCAGCTTGGTATCCCGGACTTCAAAGACATCATCGTGGAGAAAAAATTCTTGGCGGCGCCAGAGGAGGACGGCGGAAATACCGTTAAAGGCCACTGCCAGCAGGAGGAGCAGCAAAATGCCAGCGGTGGCGCCTAGGGCTTGCTGGAAATTGCCACTTATCAAAGTGGTCACCAGCCTTTTAAGATCCTCCAGATTGCCTGCAATCAAGACGGCAAAGATCGTCAGACTGGCAAAAAACCGGGCGGGGATCATTCGCTTGTCGTGTTTAAAGGGCTTTTCAAACACGGGCAGCCACCTCGCCTTCGGCAATCAGGGCGTTAATCTGCCGGTTTAGGGATTCGGCGATGTCGTTGGCCTCATCTTCCGGCAAACAATGAATTGATAAAGTGCCGCCGGCAGAGTAGAGTTCAATGTCCGCCAAACCGAATAAACGGTTGACCGGACCACTTTCAACGTGAACTTTCTGCAACCGCCGCATGGGGAGGTACTCACGGGTAACGGTCAATACACCATAACGTACAGCAATCAGGTCTTCACGGATCAGATACCGATAGCGCTTGTAACCCACCGTTGGCTTAGCGATACAATTGAAGACCAGGAGGGTGAAAATGAATCCCCAGAGGCAGCGGGCGATGACCAGGACCAGGGGCGGCACATTAAAGGCGGATAAAATTAAGTATAGAAGACCGGTTACCGCAGTCGTAATCACTAAGGTTAGGATGGCCGACAGGGCTAAGACCTTACGGGCGGCCGGTGGTAATAGTTTGGCATCAGAAATTTGCAAGAAAAGGCTCCTTTCAAGTTGATGACAGTTGACAAAGGACGCTAAAATGCGCCGTGCTTAGTATAGCATGGCGGAAAAATCAGGTAAAGGTAGGGGAACCCATATGATTGGACAAGTCAATACGCTGACCTTGCTGGATTATCCCGGCAAAACCGCGGCCACCGTTTTCATCAGCGGCTGCAATTTTCGCTGTCCCTTTTGCTACAACGGGTCCTTGGCGGAGGACCGGTTGCCGGCAGATGAACAGCACACGGTTGCGTCTGTTCTAGCCTTTCTTAAGGCGCGCCGAGGATTATTGGACGGCGTTTGCATCAGCGGCGGTGAGGCTCTGCTGTGGGATGACCTGCCCGCCTTTATCCGGTCTATTAAAACGATGGGCTATGCGGTCAAGCTGGACACCAACGGAAGTTTTCCGAAGCGGTTAAGGACCCTTCTTTCTGAGGGCATCTTAGATTATGTGGCCATGGATGTTAAAAACGACCCCATGCACTACGCAGAAACGGTGGGTTTAGCCACCGTCGACCTGGCCACCATACAGGCAAGCATGACCCTCTTGAAAGACAGCGGCCTGCCCTTTGAGTTTCGCACCACGGTGGTTAAAGAATTTCATACACCGGACCGGCTCCTCTCCTTGGCCCGCTGGATTGGTCCGGTGCAGAGGTATTTTTTACAATCTTTTAAAGACGAAGGCGACCTCCTGCAAGTCGGACTACATAGCCTGTCAGAAAAAGAAATGGAAGCCTGCCTAACCGCTGTACGAACGGTTTGTCCCCGGGCAGAGCGGCGCGGGTAAAACTACATATAGTATCTCTATACCGGCATATCGGGAATTTGTAGGCATATTTAGTAAAATGCGTTGACATCTGAGGACCCTTCTGCTAGCATTTAAAGTAGCTAAAAATACATGGGAGGTTATCAGATGTATCAAGTTTTAAAACGTGACGGCTCCGTGGCCCCTTTTAATATTGAAAAAATTACCCATGCCATGGTGCTGGCTTTTGATGCCTGTGAGCGTCAATATACGCCGGATATTATTGATTTTATGGCGCTTAAAGTGACGGCTGATTTTGAACCGAAGATTAGCGATGAACTCATCTGTGTGGAAGATATTCAGGATTCGGTTGAGAAAATTTTATCCCAGGCCGGCTATGCAGACGTGGCCAAGGCATATATTTTGTATCGTAAACAGCACGAAAAAATGCGCAACGTTTCCAACACCCTGGTGGATTATAAAGATATTGTTAACAGTTATGTAAACGTTGAAGACTGGCGGGTTAAAGAAAATTCGACCGTGACCTATTCTGTAGGTGGGCTCATTTTGTCCAACAGCGGTGCCATCACCGCCAATTATTGGTTGTCTGAAATTTACGACCAGGACATTGCGGAGGCCCACAAAAGCGGCGCCATTCATTTACATGACCTCTCCATGTTGACCGGTTACTGTGCCGGTTGGAGCCTTAAGCAGCTCATCCAGGAAGGCCTGGGCGGGATCCCGGGAAAGATTACCTCAAGCCCGGCGAAGCATTTGGCCACCTTGTGCAACCAAATGGTCAACTTCCTTGGGATTATGCAAAATGAATGGGCCGGGGCCCAGGCCTTTTCATCATTTGATACCTATCTGGCCCCCTTTGTTCGGGCAGACGGTTTGTCCTATGAAGCCACTAAAAAGTGCATAGAGAGCTTTATTTACGGGGTGAACACGCCAAGCCGGTGGGGAACCCAGGCCCCCTTTTCCAATATTACCCTGGACTGGACGGTTCCGCGGGACTTGGCCGACCAGCCGGCCATTGTCGGCGGTCGCGACATGGACTTCACCTATGGCGACTGCCAAGCGGAAATGGACATGGTCAACAAGGCCTTCATTGAAGTGATGCTCGAAGGAGATGCCCATGGACGGGGCTTCCAATACCCGATTCCGACCTATTCCATCACCAAGGATTTTGACTGGTCCGATAAAGAAAACAACCGTTTATTGTTTGAAATGACCTCCAAGTACGGGACGCCCTACTTTTCAAATTACATCAATAGCGACATGGAACCGAATGACGTCCGGTCTATGTGCTGCCGTCTGCGTTTAGATTTACGTGAACTCCGTAAAAAATCCGGGGGATTTTTCGGTAGCGGGGAATCCACCGGCAGCATTGGTGTGGTGACCATTAACTTGCCGCGCATTGCTTATTTGGCCAAAGACGCAGATGATTTTTACCGTCGGCTCAACCGTCTGATGGACATTGCCGCCCGGTCGTTAAAGACAAAACGTACCGTCATTGCTAAGCTTTTGGATGCCGGCCTCTATCCCTACACCAAGCATTACCTGGGCAGCTTTGAAAACCACTTCTCAACGATTGGCTTAATCGGTATGAATGAAGTTGGCCTAAATGCCAAATGGCTGGGCAAGGATTTGACCCATCCGGAAACGCAGGCCTTCGCCAAGGACGTTTTAAACCATATGCGCAACCGCCTGTCTGACTACCAGGAAATGTACGGTGACTTGTACAATTTGGAAGCGACGCCGGCGGAATCCACCACCTACCGCTTTGCCAAGCATGATGTCCAGCGGTATCCGGAGATTATTACGGCGGCCAAGGCCGGCGATACGCCCTATTATACCAACAGCTCTCACCTGCCAGTGGGCTATACGGCCGATATTTTTTCAGCCCTGGACATTCAGGACGACTTGCAGACCCTCTACACATCCGGGACGGTTTTCCATGGTTTCTTAGGGGAAAAATTGCCCGATTGGAAGGCCTCTGCGCAATTGGTGCGGAAGATTGCGGAAAATTACAAGCTGCCTTACTACACCATTTCCCCGACCTATTCGGTTTGCCGTGATCACGGCTACTTGAGCGGGGAAGAAAAATCCTGCCCCCATTGTGGCCAAGCCACGGAGGTTTACAGCCGCATAACCGGCTACTACCGTCCGGTGCAAAACTGGAATGACGGCAAAGCCCAAGAATTTAAAGACCGTCAGCTCTATGATCCCGCTAAAATGGGTTTGCGCTGGACAACCACTGCTGAAGGCAGGGTGCAGGCGCCTGGACCGGTCAAAGAAGACGTAGGAGTAACCACAGAGGCCTCTCCATTGACCGGCGCCTGGCTCTTTACAACGCCCACCTGCCCGAATTGCCCTATGGCCAAGCGAGAGCTGGATCGAGCAGGAATGGCCTACGAAACCGTCGATTGTACGACCAATACCGACCTGGCCCGGGCCTATGACATTACCGCTGCACCGACTCTGATCCTGGCGTCCGGCGAACGCTACGTGGGCTTGGCTGAAATCATGCCCCTTTGCCGGAGCCTGGCAGCCCAATGACGGCACAGGTTGATTGTTTGCCCCTGGCCGCTGAGACGGCCGATTTGGTGCGTCAAACCGGTCAGGCCCTTTTAAGCTGGCAGGTTGAACGGATTGAGTACAAGGGCAACGACCCCCAGGACTTGGTCAGCAATTTGGATCGGAAGGTTCAAGACCGGTTGGCGGAAGGACTCCAGTTGCTGCAAAAGGCGGATTTTTACGCCGAAGAAAAGACCAATGCGCCCATCAGCGGCTTAACCTGGATTGTCGATCCCATTGACGGCACCACCAACTTTATCAGCCGGGGGCGAGATTACGCCATCTCCGTTGCCTTATACGCCGGCGTCAAACCGCTTTTAGGCATTGTTTACGATGTGGAGCGGGACGACTTATATCAAGGCATTTCAGGACACGGGGCAAGCTTGAACGGTCGCCCGCTGGCGCAGCCGCCGGCGCAGCCGCTTTCGGCCTGCATCCTGGAAATGAGCATCGGAACCCTGCGCAACCTGATGCGCCGGACAGATGCCGGCCTGCTCAACATCAGCCGTGAAGTACGGGCGACCCGGTCAATGGGCTGCGCCTCTCTGGCCCTCTGCCAGGTGGCGGCGGGCAGGCTGCAACTGTACCTGTCCAGTCGGCTGCGCCCCTGGGACCATGCGGCGGCACGGGTGATTTTAGAAGAGGTGGGGGGGATTGTGGCCCCTTTATTCCCTGCCGAAAGCGAGGCAGACCCCTTTTTAGATGGGGCCCCCTTGCTGGGGGCAGCCAATAGGGATTTGGCCGCTAAAATTTTGCACCGGTATTTTTCGCCGGTTGCTGATGGATAAGATGACAAGACCGCCTGGTTGTCCGGGCGGTCTTTTTGCATGGGCTTGTGCGTGACGGCAGGGTAACTTGGGTACATAAATGATGACGGTTTACACTTAAAGGGAGGGAATCAGATGTCTATTCAAGTCATTCAGGCGGATATTACCCGCTTGGAGGTCGATGCCATTGTGAATGCGGCCAATGAGTCCTTGCTCGGTGGGGGTGGTGTTGACGGGGCCATTCACCGGGCGGCAGGACCGGAATTATTGGCCGAAACGCGGAAAATTGGCGGTTGTCCGACGGGGCAAGCGCGCTTGTCCGGCGCTTATAAGCTGCCCTGCCGCGCCATTATTCATACGGTTGGGCCGGTTTGGCATGGTGGCGCGGCAGGTGAAGCAGAATCCTTGGCCGCTTGCTATGTCAACAGCTTGAACTTGGCGGTGCAGGAAGGCTTTCAGAGCATTGCCTTTCCGGCCATATCAACCGGCGTTTATGGGTACCCGATTGAAGAAGCGGCGGACATTGCGGTGCGCACGGTGGCAACTACAGCGCCAGCGGAGATGAGCGTTTACCTGGTTTGTTTCAATGACGCTGACCGTGATGTTTATGCACAAGCCTTGGCCCGTTGGCAAGTGCAGGATGACAAGCAAGTGTAAGGGAGGGAGATATGCTCACAGATGTTTTTAAAGAGTTGACGACGAATAGCTCTTTTTACTTGTCTTTAACCCTGGACCACCTGATGATTACCGGTATTGCAGCCTTGATTGCCATTGTCATCGGGGGGCTTGTCGGCATCGGCATCAGTGAAAGGCCGCGTTATGCACCGGTGGTGATATCGGTCGTCAACATTGCCTATACGATTCCATCTATTGCCTTGTTGGGGGTATTTATTTCTATTACAGGGATCGGCAATACGACAGCCATCATCGTCCTGACCATTTATGCCCTGCTGCCGGTGGTGCGCAACACCTATATAGGCCTGACCAGCGTTGATCAGAGTGTTTTAGAAGCGGCCCTGGCCATGGGTAATACGGAGCGGCAGATGCTCCTACAGGTCAAATTGCCGCTGGCCCTGCCGGTGATTTTCTCCGGAATTCGCAATATGCTGACCATGACCATCGCCATGGCAGGGATTGCCTCTTTTGTCGGCGCCGGTGGCCTGGGGGTGGCCGTTTTTCGTGGCATCACCACCAATAACAAGGCCTTGCTCATCAGTGGGAGCCTGTTGATTGCCCTACTTGCGCTGGTATGTGACGGCGGTTTGGGCTTGGTGGAAAAGGGCTTGACGCGCCGGCACCGTCGGGCGGTTCCGGATGAAAGGCGCAAACGCTGGCTGGCCTTTGCCTTGGTCCTGCTGGTCGGCATCGGCGCCCTCACCTGCAGCCTTGGCCTGCGGCAGGGAACGACGGTCAATATTGCCTCAAAACCGACCACAGAAAGCTACATCCTGGCGGAAATTGCGGCGAACCTGATTGAAGAAAAAACGGATTTAAATACGACCATCTCTCATGGCATCGCCGGCGGGACGGGGAATATTCACCCGGCCATGGTAAAAGGAGATTTTGATATATATCCTGAGTACACCGGAACGGCTTGGCAGAACGTTTTAAAAGACAAGACGCCCTATAAAGAGTCCCGCTTTCCTGAACTTAAGAAACGCTATGAACAGGAGTACGGATTGACCTGGTGTGCCATGCTTGGCTTTAACAACACCTATAGCCTGGCGGTGCGCAAAGATTTGGCCCAGGCACACGGATTGACAAACTTCAGCGACCTGGTTCCCTTGGCGCCATCCTTGATTTTTGGCGCCAATTATGACTTCTTTGAGCGCCAAGACGGCTATCCGGCGCTGATTAAGGCCTATGGCTTGAACTTCAAGCAAACGGCGGATATGGACAACGGGCTCAAATATCAAGCCCTCTTTGATGGGCAAATTGATGTGATGAGCGCTTTTACCACAGACGGGCAATTGTCCGACCCGCGGGTTACGGCGTTGAAAGATGATTTGGAATTCTATCCGTCCTACCAGGCCGGTTTTGTCGTCCGTACCGATGTCTTGGCCGACCACCCTGAATTGAAAACGGTTTTAAACCAGCTGTCCGGGCAAATTGATGAAGCGACCATGTCCAAGATGAACTACGCCGTTGAAGTTGAGAAGAAAACGCCACAATCCGTGGCGAAAGCATTTTTAAAGGAAAAAGGGATGCTTGACGCCTAGAGGCAACTGCCCACGAGCAGGCGAATCATTCCATAAAAAAACAGACCGCACAAAGGGGACACCATTATGACCAGAAGGATAATGGTGAGCCCCTTGGCGGTCTGTTTTTTATGTCAGCTGGCAGCAGGCAAAATTCAGCAGTCCTTGGTAAGGGTGCCGGTGGTTAAAAACAACACATTCAAGGGCTTGATGGTCAATCTTAGTCACTAAGTTAAATTCGTTACCTTATCTTGAAAGTCTAAAAAATATTAAAAAGTAAAAACAAATAAATCGGCTATAAGTATAAAAAGTAGATGCCATAAAATTAGCATTGACATAAAAATAAAAT
This portion of the Peptococcus niger genome encodes:
- a CDS encoding glycine betaine ABC transporter substrate-binding protein; amino-acid sequence: MLTDVFKELTTNSSFYLSLTLDHLMITGIAALIAIVIGGLVGIGISERPRYAPVVISVVNIAYTIPSIALLGVFISITGIGNTTAIIVLTIYALLPVVRNTYIGLTSVDQSVLEAALAMGNTERQMLLQVKLPLALPVIFSGIRNMLTMTIAMAGIASFVGAGGLGVAVFRGITTNNKALLISGSLLIALLALVCDGGLGLVEKGLTRRHRRAVPDERRKRWLAFALVLLVGIGALTCSLGLRQGTTVNIASKPTTESYILAEIAANLIEEKTDLNTTISHGIAGGTGNIHPAMVKGDFDIYPEYTGTAWQNVLKDKTPYKESRFPELKKRYEQEYGLTWCAMLGFNNTYSLAVRKDLAQAHGLTNFSDLVPLAPSLIFGANYDFFERQDGYPALIKAYGLNFKQTADMDNGLKYQALFDGQIDVMSAFTTDGQLSDPRVTALKDDLEFYPSYQAGFVVRTDVLADHPELKTVLNQLSGQIDEATMSKMNYAVEVEKKTPQSVAKAFLKEKGMLDA
- a CDS encoding PH domain-containing protein: MFEKPFKHDKRMIPARFFASLTIFAVLIAGNLEDLKRLVTTLISGNFQQALGATAGILLLLLLAVAFNGISAVLLWRRQEFFLHDDVFEVRDTKLIKRLMRIRLADISNVQLKEPLGCRLLGLAQVCINTNTRSTAASTDVTVYLDKKRAAALRQALQKRPQAGAVKEDLPDAPPAEPVWEKHYSTAELARHWIMSLSWSSVLLVGLALAWGLLFALITLVIGEDLNWLPLSDIEGLAPLILLPILTGGLLFPFLRQSVRTWTRWWDFRVAKADNRLYLTHGLLTRRAFTVPPHRIHAISLEQNFIGRLLGYASVSIVNVGLEDEKEGPAAQLLLAASLSEIFKQLDQLLPGSVWQPTLKRQPLRSIIPAAWPLLLFLALLGAGILYAFPGSWKLMALPLFLLMPLYALAVQRTPGIDWQNNRLVLVEGSFDCRWHFLHEGHIQQLTTEESFLARQLGLSRMSCYILSPSALSSLFLSGYYPLSQWTPFLKEWVRWRDNRQSLLKNKPYKKRPLSSWQNEADEKGTFH
- a CDS encoding O-acetyl-ADP-ribose deacetylase, translating into MSIQVIQADITRLEVDAIVNAANESLLGGGGVDGAIHRAAGPELLAETRKIGGCPTGQARLSGAYKLPCRAIIHTVGPVWHGGAAGEAESLAACYVNSLNLAVQEGFQSIAFPAISTGVYGYPIEEAADIAVRTVATTAPAEMSVYLVCFNDADRDVYAQALARWQVQDDKQV
- a CDS encoding inositol monophosphatase family protein produces the protein MTAQVDCLPLAAETADLVRQTGQALLSWQVERIEYKGNDPQDLVSNLDRKVQDRLAEGLQLLQKADFYAEEKTNAPISGLTWIVDPIDGTTNFISRGRDYAISVALYAGVKPLLGIVYDVERDDLYQGISGHGASLNGRPLAQPPAQPLSACILEMSIGTLRNLMRRTDAGLLNISREVRATRSMGCASLALCQVAAGRLQLYLSSRLRPWDHAAARVILEEVGGIVAPLFPAESEADPFLDGAPLLGAANRDLAAKILHRYFSPVADG
- a CDS encoding PH domain-containing protein, translated to MQISDAKLLPPAARKVLALSAILTLVITTAVTGLLYLILSAFNVPPLVLVIARCLWGFIFTLLVFNCIAKPTVGYKRYRYLIREDLIAVRYGVLTVTREYLPMRRLQKVHVESGPVNRLFGLADIELYSAGGTLSIHCLPEDEANDIAESLNRQINALIAEGEVAARV
- a CDS encoding anaerobic ribonucleoside-triphosphate reductase activating protein — translated: MIGQVNTLTLLDYPGKTAATVFISGCNFRCPFCYNGSLAEDRLPADEQHTVASVLAFLKARRGLLDGVCISGGEALLWDDLPAFIRSIKTMGYAVKLDTNGSFPKRLRTLLSEGILDYVAMDVKNDPMHYAETVGLATVDLATIQASMTLLKDSGLPFEFRTTVVKEFHTPDRLLSLARWIGPVQRYFLQSFKDEGDLLQVGLHSLSEKEMEACLTAVRTVCPRAERRG
- a CDS encoding ribonucleoside triphosphate reductase — translated: MYQVLKRDGSVAPFNIEKITHAMVLAFDACERQYTPDIIDFMALKVTADFEPKISDELICVEDIQDSVEKILSQAGYADVAKAYILYRKQHEKMRNVSNTLVDYKDIVNSYVNVEDWRVKENSTVTYSVGGLILSNSGAITANYWLSEIYDQDIAEAHKSGAIHLHDLSMLTGYCAGWSLKQLIQEGLGGIPGKITSSPAKHLATLCNQMVNFLGIMQNEWAGAQAFSSFDTYLAPFVRADGLSYEATKKCIESFIYGVNTPSRWGTQAPFSNITLDWTVPRDLADQPAIVGGRDMDFTYGDCQAEMDMVNKAFIEVMLEGDAHGRGFQYPIPTYSITKDFDWSDKENNRLLFEMTSKYGTPYFSNYINSDMEPNDVRSMCCRLRLDLRELRKKSGGFFGSGESTGSIGVVTINLPRIAYLAKDADDFYRRLNRLMDIAARSLKTKRTVIAKLLDAGLYPYTKHYLGSFENHFSTIGLIGMNEVGLNAKWLGKDLTHPETQAFAKDVLNHMRNRLSDYQEMYGDLYNLEATPAESTTYRFAKHDVQRYPEIITAAKAGDTPYYTNSSHLPVGYTADIFSALDIQDDLQTLYTSGTVFHGFLGEKLPDWKASAQLVRKIAENYKLPYYTISPTYSVCRDHGYLSGEEKSCPHCGQATEVYSRITGYYRPVQNWNDGKAQEFKDRQLYDPAKMGLRWTTTAEGRVQAPGPVKEDVGVTTEASPLTGAWLFTTPTCPNCPMAKRELDRAGMAYETVDCTTNTDLARAYDITAAPTLILASGERYVGLAEIMPLCRSLAAQ